CCCGTCATCGCCAGCGTCAGCACGAGGTTGGAGCGTCCGTACGACACGAATGGCAAAGTCAGTCCGGTGTTCGGCAACAGGCCAATCACCACACCCAGATGAATGAAGGCGGTGAACACCGTGACGAAGGTGATGCCGATGGCAAGCAGCGCCGTGAACGGACTTCGCGCCTGCCTCGCGATGCGGAATCCGAGCCAGCCGTAGAGCGCGAAGGCGAGGGTGAGCGCACCGAGTCCGAGGAATCCGAACTCTTCACCCACGATGGAGCCGATGAAATCGTTGTAGGCGAGCGGCAACCAGCCGCGCTGCTGATTGCCCTGACTGAAGCCGACGCCCGCAATGCCGCCGGACCCCACCGCAACGAACGACTGGTACTGTTGATCGGCCGTGGCTGATCGCGTGGTCGACTCCTGCTCCTTGGACAGAAAGCTTTCCACGCGCTTCCGCACGTACGAGCTCTGCGACGCCTGAAATCCGATCAGGAGCAGGCCCACCGCACCGAACAACAGAAAGTGCGAGACGCGCGCGCCGCCCACGAACAGCAGCACCGCCATGATGAGACAGAACATCATAGCTACCGAAATATCCGGCTCGAGAATCGCCAACAGACTGAGGGCGCCGATCACCACCGCGAAGGGCATGAGCCCTTTGCCCAACTGCTTCACGGCAGCGCCTTTCTTGACGAGCAGCATCGGCGTCCACACCAGCACGGCGAACTTCGCCAACTCCGACGGCTGTATCGAGCCGTTGAAGAGATAGCGCCGCGAGCCGTACATGCTCTTGGAGATCGCCTCCGTGCCGGGCAGGATCACGATCAGCATCAGCACGAGACTGATCCCCATGATATGCCACGCATAGCGTCGCCAGACTTCGGCGTCGACCTTGGCGCAGACCGCGAAGATCACCACGCCCACGACCACGCCGGTGAACTGGCGCAGCACAAAGAAGTGTCCAGGACTGTTCGCCGAGATCGCCTGCAAGGCGCTGGCACTGTACAGCACCGCCAACCCGAACGACACCAGCACCGCCGTCACCAGCAGCAGTGCGCGCGCTTCGAGCGACATGCGCCACCGTTCACGGGTGCCCGTGAGATTGCCGGTCATATTGCCGGTCATGGTTCCGCTCATCACGCCACGCTCGCGATCACTCACGCGATGACATCCGCGAGTCGCGCGAACTCGCGTCCGCGCTCCTCATAATTGTTGAACATGTCGTAGCTGGAACAGGCGGGCGACAACAACACCACGTCGCCGGCCACCGCCATGGCACGGGCCCGATGCATGACCTGCTCGAAACTGTCCGCGCCGCAGTGTTCTACCATGACACGTCCGTGCAACGGGGCTTCGAGATCGCCCGAGATCAGCGCGCCGGCCTCACCGTACGCGAGCACGGCCTTGGCGGTGCGCAGCAGCTCGGGCACCAGCGCCGTATAGGACTCACCCTTGTGACGGCCGCCCAGCAGCACGATGGTGGGACGCGACATGCTGGCCAGTGCGACCTTGGTGGAGTCGATGTTGGTGGCCTTGGAGTCGTTGAGCCACAGGATGCCATTGCGATCGACCACCGGCTCGAGCCGATGCGGCAGCGCGCCAAAGGTCCCGATCGCTTTCGCCAACTTCGCCCGCGCCAAGGGAGTGCGGTGCAAAGGATCAGCCGCCATGACCGCCAGCAGCGCGGCGAGCGCGTTGGCGACGTTGTGATCGCCGACCAAGGCGAACGTGCCGCGTGCGACCAGCGGCTCGCCAAAAAGGTGCAGCATGCCCGACCCGCGATGGTAATAGCCGTCCACGTCGGTGCGATGCACGGAGAAGCGGTGCCAATGCCCCGGAATACCAGCCACCAACGCGTCGACATCGGCGCTGTCGGCGGTGGTTACCCACTGCGACGGCAGTTCGGCATTCGCAAAGAGCCGCTTCTTGTCGGCGTAGTACTCGTCCACACTGGCATAGCGATCGAGATGATCGGGGCTGAGCGTGGTGAGCACGCCGACATTGGGCATGATGCCCGGTGTGTCGTGCAACTGGAACGACGACAGTTCGAGCGCCGCCCACGCGGGCGGCGCGATCATGAGCGCCAGCTCCGACACGGGCGTACCGATGTTGCCGACATCGGCCACGTCATGCCCCAGAGCGCGCAGCAGATGTCCGATCAGCGCCGTCGTGGTCGTCTTGCCGTTGGTGCCGGTCACCGCGATGTAGCGCAGCGCCGGCTGCAATCGCAGGGCGACTTCGACTTCGCTCACCACGGGTACACCGGCACTGAGGGCGGCGCGGATCGGCGGCGCCGTCGGCGGGATGCCGGGGCTGACCACCAGCACCGAGCAGTGTGCGATGCGCTGCACGTTGTGCACGCCCACATCAACGCTGGCGCCTTCGCGTTCGAGCATGGCGCCCGCACTGCGTACGGCGTCGGACTTGGAGGCATCGGAGGCGTACACTGAGCAGCCGGCGGCGCGCAGCAGACGCACGGCGGCGATCCCACTGCGGGCGAGGCCGACCACGGCGAACTCGCCGCGCCGTTCGGCAAGACGTCGCGCGACAAGCGAGGCGAGCTCCTGCGGCGGCCGTGCGTCACCCATGGTTTCGCTCCGTCAACGCAATTTGAGCGTGCTGAGCGCGAGGATCGCGCACAAGATACCGATGATCCAGAACCGAATGACGACCTGCGTCTCCGGCCAGCCCGACAGTTCGAAATGATGGTGCAGCGGGGCGCGTTTGAACACGCGATGCTGCTGCGCGTACTCCAACCCGAATCGCTTCTTCCGGTACTTGAAGACGGTGCGCTGCAGGATGACCGATACGGTCTCCGCCACGAAGACCGCGCCCACGATCAGTAGCAGGAACTCACTCTTCAGCAGAATTGCGATCGAACCCAGTGCGCCACCAAGCGCCAACGAGCCCGTGTCGCCCATGAACACCTGCGCCGGATGCGCGTTGTACCAGAGGAATCCGATGCAGGCACCGACCACCGACGCGCAGAACACGGTGAGCTCGCCGGCGCCGCGCATGTAGAAGATCTGCAGATACGCGCTGGTGTCCACGCGACCGGCCACATACGCGAACAGGCCGAGCGTGAGCACCGCGATCGCCATGAGTCCGGCGGCGAGTCCGTCGAGGCCGTCGGTGAGATTCACCGCGTTGCTGAAGCCGGTGAGAATGAACGTGACCCAGGGGATGTACATCCACGCGGCCCACGCGACCGCCGGTACGACCAGGATGTACTTGAAGAACGGCAGGGTGGTGCTGGCACCCGGCAACGTGGAAATCGGGAAGAGCAGCAGAATGAGTCCGAGCCCGAGTCCGCACGTGACCTGCCCGGCGAGCTTGTACCGCTCGACGAGGCCTTCGTTCTTCTTCCCTTCCCGCTTCTGCCTGAGCTTGAGGTAGTCGTCGAGAAAACCGATCATCCCCATCCACGCCGTGACGGCCATGGCCAGCAAGACGTAGCGATTGCTGAGGCGCGCCCAGAGCAGTACGGGCACGAACGTCGCCGCCAGAATGATGAGGCCGCCCATGGTCGGCGTGGTGCCCTTGCCCGCATGCGAGTCGGGTGTGCCCTCTCGGACCACCTGATGCACCGCCATGGCCCGGAGCCGGCGAATGATGACGGGACCGAACACGAACGTGAGCAGCAGCGCCGACACGAACGCGGCGGCCGATCGAAACGTGATGTAATTGAGCAGATTGAACACGCGGACATCGTGCGCAAACGGCTGGAGCAGATAGTAGAGCACTAGGCAGTCGCCCAGGAGGAAAGCGTGGGAACCAGCCGCTCGAGGCGCATCCCGCGGGAGCCCTTGAGCAGCACGATGGCATTGCGTTCGAGTCGCGGCGCGATCAGCGACCACAGCGCGTCGAAGTCCGGCGTAGCGAGCACACGAGGATCAGCTGGCGCGAGGTCATGAAACGCCGCCGCGAAGTCACCGACGCCGACGATCAGATCGGCCCCAGACGCCAGCGCCGCACGCGCCACCTCACGATGCTGTTGCGCCGACTGGGCGCCCAGCTCACGCATGGTCCCAAGAATCGCGACCCGCTGTTGTCCGGAACCTACGCGACCGAGCAGATCGAGCGCAGCGCGCATCGACGCGGGATTGGCGTTGTAGGCGTCGTTGATAAGGACGAGTTCGCCGAGCTGCTCCCACGCGCCGCGCATGCTGGGCACCGGCATCTCGGCCATCCCTGCTGCCGCGTCGACCAACGGGACACCGCACGCTCCGGCCGCGGCGATTGCCAGCATCGCGTTGGCCGCCTGATGCGCGCCACGCAGCGGTAGCGTGAAATGCACGCCCTCCACGTCGAGCCACGGACGCCCCTCGTCGTCGAGCCCCCACGCCGTGGGCGTGATCGACGCGTGCTCGAGGCCCGCCGACAGCACCGCCGTAGCGCGCGACTTGGCGATATCTGCCACTTCAGGGTGCGCCGACGGCACGATGGCGAGCGTCACGCGATGAAAGATCTCACTCTCTTCGCGCAGCACGCCGGCCAGATCGCCAAGCCCTTCGAGATGCTCTTCGCCAATCGACGTGAGCACCGCGATGTCGGGCTCGGTGATGGCGCGCAGCGTGGCGACTTCCCCCGGCGTGTTGGTACCCACTTCAACGATCGCGACTTCCGCATTGGAGGGAATCGCCAGCAGCGTGAGCGGCACGCCGATGAGATTGTTGAGATTGCCCTTGGTGGCGTGCACCACCAGCGTGCGCGAGAACGCCGCCTTGAGCAGCTCCTTCGTACTGGTCTTGCCGTTCGACCCAGCCACGGCGATCACACTGCGCCCCCAGGCGCGGCGCCAGGCGGTGGCGAGCTGTCCAAGCGCCACCAAGGTGTCCGACACCACGTACGTCGGTACGCCTAACCCGGCGGCCTTGCGGGCATCGCTCACGACGAACGCCGCCGCACCGGCATCACGCGCCGTCGACAGGAAATCGTGTGCATCGAAGCGCTCACCTTTGAGCGCCACGAAGACATCGCCGCGCGAGATCGCCCGTGTGTCGGTGGACACCCCGGCCAATGGACGGGGGATCCGCGGACCCGTACCGAGCGCATCGGCCACGCGCTCGAAGGTCCAGTACGGATGCGCGTGATCAGGCGCGACGGCGGCGATCGCGCTGAACGCGGTACCGGCGGTGGAGAAGGCGGTCACGCAGAATGGGGCGGACTGTTGGGAAGGACTGGCGGCGTCCCGGCCGTGAGCTCGGCCATGAGTTCGGTCACGATCTCTCGCTCATCGAACGGATACGACGTGGTGCCGCGAATCTGATACGTCTCGTGTCCCTTGCCGGCCAGCACGACGACATCGTGTGCGGTGGCCGCGCGCAGGGCATGCGCAATCGCGTCGCGCCGATCGACGATCCGCACATGATCACGCCGCGTCATACCGGCTTCGATATCGTCGAGAATGCGATCAGGATCTTCCGTTCGCGGATTGTCGCTGGTCACGATAGCGATGTCGGCGAGGTCTTCGGCAATGCGTCCCATCTCGGGGCGTTTGCCGCGGTCGCGGTCACCACCGCAGCCGAAGAGGACGATCAATCGGCTCGCCGACCCGTCGCTCTGCCGGGTGAAGGGACGCACCGCCCGCAGCGCGCGATCGAGCGCATCCGGCGTATGCGCGTAGTCACGCAGCACGGTCGGCGACGTGTGCAAGCGTTCGAGTCGTCCCGGTACCTGGGGCGCGAGGGACAGGCGTTGCGCCACGTCGGCAATCGGCATGCCCAATGCCAACGCCACGGCCGCCGCGCCCAGCGCGTTGGCGATGTTGAAGTCACCGATGAGGGGCAACGACACCGACTGCGCACCGTGGGGCGACACGAGCAGAAAGCGGCTACCGTCACTGGTGAATGTGACGTCGCGCGCCGAAATGTCGGCGCCGGATTCGGTGCCGAAGGTCCTCGACGTGGGCGCATTGGTAACGCCGCGCCAGGAGGGATCATCGGCATTGAACAAGGCCACACCATCGCGCGCGAGCAGTCCCACCAGCCGCAGCTTGGCGGCACGATATTCCTCCATCGTGCCGTGATAATCGAGATGATCGCGCGTGAGATTGGTAAACACAGCCGCGGCGAACGAGAGCCCGTCGACCCGTCGCTGATCGAGCGAGTGCGACGACACTTCCATCGTGACCGTGCGCACGCCGCGATCCACCAGTTCGCGCAACAGTCGCTGCAACTCCACGGGGCCTGGCGTGGTGAGCCCGCTGCCGCCGGGCATCGTGACGCCCTCGCTGCCGAGCAGCACGCCGAGAGTGCCGATGGAGGCTGCGGGACGTTCCGGTGAATCCAGCAAGTGTCGCAGCACACCCACGGTGGTCGTCTTGCCATTCGTGCCGGTGACGCCAACCAGCGTGAGTTCGCGCGCGGGCCAGCCGTGGAATGCGGCGGCGGCCACCGCGGCCGCGCGGCGCCCATCGCGCACGACGATGGCCGGAATCTCCGCCGCCGCGGCCGCTGCCGCGTCCTCGACGAGGGCAAGCGCCGCACCACTCGCTTTGGCCGCGCCAAGCCAGGCATGACCATCCTGCGCGGCACCCTTCACCGCGAGAAACGCCGATCCTGGCGTCACGCGGCGACTGTCATCAGTCACATCGACAACGACGGGCGGCAGTTCAGTAGCGGACGACACCAGCAAGCCGGCATCGCGCAGCGCGTCAAGCAACACGCTGACGTCAACGACGCGAGCGGTACTCGTCACTTGGCAGACTCCATGCGCGGCATCTCCAGTTGCACCGTGCTGCCCACGCGCAGCATGGTGCCAGCGGCGGGACGCGTGCGCACATCGGAGCCACGCGCGATGCTCACCTGAAACCCGGCCGCGTACAAGGTGCGCGTGGCCTGACGCACGTCGAGTCCGAAGACGGATGGCACCGGCCGGATCTCGCGCGGCTCGTCGTCGTTTCTCGCGGCCACCTTCTGCGCCGTGATGGGGAGCGCGACCACCACGCGCGCGGCGGCCGGAGCCGGCTCGGCCTTCGGTGGTGGCGGTGCCAACAGCGAGTCACGGCGCGCCGAATCGCGCGCAGCGAGGGCAAGCGCCTTCTCCGACTTGGGCTTCGCCACGGGTACCGGCATGGCCTTCGCGACTTCCGCCAACGCGTTACGATCCAGCGCCGAGTTCCGGGTCGCGAGCGCGGCCTGCAGGATGCCGTTCACAAGACTGCCCGACACGATGCCGCCGTAGTACGTGCCCTTCGGATCGATAATGCGCGCGACGAGCACGTACTGCGGTGCCTGCGCCGGAAACATGCCGGCGAAGGTCGCATTGTACTTCCCCTCGAGGTAGCGACCGTTCTCGCTACGCCGCGCCGTGCCCGATTTGCCGGCCACATCATAGGTGGCCAACTCGGCCGACGTCCCGGTGCCGCTATCGACGACCGAGGCCAACATGCCGCGCATCTCCCGGGCCGTCTTGGCGGTCAGCACGCGCCGCACCACGCGACGTTCGTGTTTGTAGATCGTGGCCCCCTGCGCGTCGTGCACTTCCTTCACCAGCGCCGGCTGCAACAGCTCGCCGCCATTGGCGATGGCGGCGTAGGCCAGCGCGATCTGCAGCGGTGTGGCCAAGACTTCGTAGCCGATCGACACGGCGGTCTGCGTGCTGCCACTCCAGCGCGCCGGCAACGGCAAGGAGCCCTTCGACTCGGCGGGATACGGCACACCCGTGAGAGAACCGAATCCGAAGTCGCGCATGGCCTCGAACTCTTCGCGCGGAGTAAGGCGCAGCGCCAGTTTTGCGGTACCGATATTACTGGAGAAGCGAATGACGTCGCGCACCGGCATCTGTGCAGCTTTATGTTCGTCAGTCAGCGCCCGCTTACGGCCGGGCAGCATCGCACTCCCGTTCTCCGTGTCGATGATCTCGTTCGGCGTCGCTTTTCCCATATCGAACAGCCTCGACACGAGAAACGGCTTCATCACGGACCCCGGTTCGTACGCCAACGCCATGGGTGTACTGGTACTCGCCGGCCTCCCGTCGCGCACTCCTGCGAGCGCGAGAATGGCACCGTCGCGCGGGTCGAGAATGACGACGTCACCGCCCGTGCCGCCCGTGCGTTGCAACGCCATGCGCAGCTCGCTCTCGGCAATCTCCTGCAACGCCTGATTCACCGTCAGCGTGACCGTGTGTCCGGGCAGGGCGTCGACGTTCGACAGCTCCGGCGATTCCACGTAGCCGGCCTTGGGATCCTTCACGAGCGCGCGACTGCCGTCTTGCCCGCGCAGGAGCAGATCGAGTTCGAGCTCGATGCCACCCACCGGTGCATCGTCGGCATCGACCGCGCCGAGCACGCCACGCAGGTTGTCGCTGGCCGAGTTGATCCGACGGCGGACGCGCTCCACGTGCACGCCGGGTAGTCCGACGAGGCGTTCCACGTCTGACGGCAGGTACAGCTTCGGAAGCGACACCCACTTCTGGTTCGTATCCAGCGCCTTGCGTATCTGCGCTTCGGGAACCGACAGCGCGCGCAAACCACTCCGCAGCACGGCCCGCGTTTTCAGGAGCGGATCGCCACGCTTTGCGTTCTTGCGACGCACGTCGCGGATTTCACGCGGCGCGATGTTGAGCTTCACCTGCTCACGCGATTCCACCAACACCGCTCCGGTGGCGTCGGTGATGGCGCCGCGCAGCGGCTTCACCGTTTGTTGATCGACGTGCTGCCGGTCGGCTACGCGCAGCCACGTATCGTGTTCCACGATCTGCAACTGAACGGCACGCGCCAAGATGGCGACGGCGAACAGCACCAGACTGGCGTGCACGATCATCGTACGCGCACGGCTGACCGTGGCCGGCGCGCCGGGATGGTCGGGCACGAGCCGGGGCTCGTCGGCCGCCTCGGTACGAATCGGTCCGAACATCATCGGCGCGTCATGAGCGTGACGCGGAATCGCTGGCGACGGTATCCGGCCGCTCCGGATCGGCGAGCATCGAATCAGAAAGCATCCGTGTCTGCGCGTCGGTGGCCACGTGCAGTCCGAGCCGACGTTCCGCCTCCGAGATGACGCGACTGCGGGCCATGGCGCTGCGGATATCACGGTCGAGCGTGGTCTTCTCAGAGAGCAGCGCCCGCTGCCGATTGGAGAGCCGACTCATTTCCCGCACTGTCGACGCGCCCACACCGCGCCGCCACACGACAATCGATGCCACCACCAAAAAAACGCCCAGCCCGATCGCGATCCAGGCGCGGCCCTTGAGCGGTCCGCGCGGGGATCGGCGAGTGCGCTTGGTGGAGGTGGTCGCCATCAGAGTGCGAGCTTCCAGGCGCGCAGGCGCGCGCTGCGGGCGCGCGGATTTCCTTCCACTTCTTCCTCGGTGGCGTTGATCGGGCGACGCGTCAGCGTTTCGCCGAGCGGCACGCCACGACAGGTGCAGATCATCTGCCGCGGTGGGCAGATGCAGGCCGTACTCCAGTCGCGGAAGGCATTCTTGACGAGGCGATCTTCGCCGGAGTGATAGCTGATGATCGCGAGCACGCCGCCGGGTGTCAGGCGGTCGCGCAGCATCGGCAGCGCGTGCTCGAGCCCCGACAATTCGTCGTTCACGGCGATACGGATTGCCTGAAAGATGCGTGCAAAGTCGGGCGCCCCGCTGCGCGGTCCAAGCACGGCGCGGATGGCATCCACCAGATCGTCGGCGGTCGCGAACGGGCGGCGCTCACGCCGTCGCACGATCTCACGTGCCATGCGGGCCGCGCGTGGTTCGTCGGCGTAGGCGCGCAGGAGCGCGGACAGATCCACCTCGTCGATGGTGTTCAGGAGCTCACCGGCATCCGTCTCGGCGTCGGTGCCCATACGCATGTCGAGCGGTGCCCCTTCGCGGAACGTAAAGCCGCGCGCGAGATCGTCGAATTGATGCGACGACACGCCGAGGTCGAGCAGAATGCCGTCGAAGCGCTCGTCGACCGACAGCCCGCCGGTGTCGAGCGCGGCATAGTTGGTGAGCAAGGCCCGGAACTGACCGGAGCCTTCAAAATCGGCCAGTCGCTCGCGCGCGGCCGCGAGCGCCCGCGGATCGCGATCGACGCCGGTGACACGCATACCGCGTTCGAGAAGGGCGGCGGTGTGCCCACCACCGCCCAAAGTGCAATCGAGGACGGTCGAGGCGCCGGCAAGCAGCGCTTCGATCTCGGCCAGCAGCACCGGGACGTGGTAGGCGCCAACGCGCCCGGATGGGAGAGTACGGACCGGGCTCACGCGCTTATTGGAGGCATGTTAGGGCGCGTCATGTTAGTGAGGTGCTGAGTGCACCGTCAAGCGACGCTGACGCGTTCAGAAATGTGCATTACCCGTACTTGCGCACGGATGTGATGGCTGGTGTTTTGTCCCGTTCGTGCGCGGGGAGAAAACGAACGGGCCCACCGTCGGAGCGACGGCGGGCCCGGGGTCCTGCAACGGCGGTGCTACTTACAAAATGCCTTGATCATCTGGTCGGCTGACGGATCGAGCTGCATGACGAAGCCCATGTACTGGCGCATCGCGTCGGGGGCAAAGGTACCACCCTTTGGCAGATTGATCTGCGCATCAACGAACAGGTTCTTCGCTTCCTTGGCCAGCGCGCAGCTCTTCTGCTCACTGGCGGCCGTCAGCTTGAGCTGACCGTACACGACACCGGCGGCACCGAGCAGGAACTGCGCCTGCGCCTTGACCGGTCCCTTGGACACGGAATCGGCGAAGGTGAGCGTCGAGATCATCGCGTCGAAGTCGGCCGGCAGCTTGCTAGCCTGCGCCTTCTTGAACTGATCGTTGCCGATCTGCACGAGCATCTGTCGAACGAGCGTGCTCGTATCACCGGCTGCGATCACGGCGCGAGCCGCCGGCACGACTTCTTCCGTACGGTTCAGATCCTTGAGCAGCGTGAGGCGCAGGAAGGCCCCGTTTTCCACGGCGACCTTGGCGGCCGTGGCCTTGTCCAACGCTTCGAGCGCCTGCTGGTTCTGGCCGGCCTTCTGGAGCGCCACGATCTGCGTGAACGTGAGTCCCGGCTCGCCGGGGAACTTGGCGAGACCCTTGGCGGCCATCTCCGCCGCCTTCTGGAACTGGCTGTCGGCCGCCATGGCCGCAGCCGAAAGCGAGAAGTAGGCGGTGTCGGCGAACGACGTGTCCAGCTTCACCAGCTCGTCACCCTGGGTAAACGCTTCCTTGTAGTCCTTCGTGGCCAGGAGGATGCGCCAGCGAAGACGCAACAGATCCGGGTCGCCCGGGTTCAGCATCACGGCCGTGTCGATAACCGGCTTGGCGAGGCGCGGATTAGCGACACTCGCGAGCTCTTCAACGACGTCCTTCTGCAGGCGCGGGTTCTTCGGGTCGGTCGAGAGCAGACGCGTGAGCGCCACCACGGCCGAGTCCTGCTGACCGAGCGCACGATACGACGAGGCGAGAATCGCGAGGCCTGGGCGGCTCTTCGGATCGATCGCGACGATTTCCTTGGCGATTGCGAGCTGCTCAGCGGCCGGCGCCTTCTGCGTGATCATCACATTCGCCATGCAGATGCGGGCGAGCGTGGCGCGCGGGTACAGCACGATGCCTTCCTTGGCCGCCGCGATCGCTGCGTCATACTTCTGATCGCGCGCCGAGTTGATGCACTTCTTTTCGGCGTCGAGCTGCTTGCGCGCTTCCTTGAGTTCCTTGGAGATCGCACCGGCGGCATCACCGACCGACTTCACGTCGTACGACCCGATCGGCTGTACCAGCGAGTTGTCGCGGGCGAGCACGAGATTGGCGTCGACCTTCACGCCGGTCGCCGTCTTGGTGACCGTGCCGGTGACGTACTCATCGGCACGAAGCAGCGTCGCGAGCGCACGCTGATCGTGCGCCTCGAGCGATTCGGTTATCGGAAATCCCGACGCTTCAAGCGTGGCATTGATGTCCGTCTTAGGCAGGACATACACCTGCTTGAACGGGAACTCGCTGTTCATGCGTGAGCGCACCGCGTCGGCGGCCTGCACTCCCAAGCCCTTCTCACCAGCCTTGAACACCGCCACCAGAACGCGCGTGGCGTTCGGGTCGGGGACGCGATTGTACTGAGCGGACGCAATCGACGGCACCGCGAGGGTACCAACGAGGGCGAGACCGATTCCGGCGAGCGCCTGGAAATGCCGTGACATCAATGTCGTAACCTCCGCACCGTGAGCCGTGGAGCCGGCGTAACGCCGGCATACTACAACCCGAGTGGCCGTGCGCGAGCCAGGCGGGTCTGGGGGGGAACAGCAGAACATGAAGAACAAGAACAAGCCTTGCAAGCATTCGGCCGAGGCCGACGCCCGTTTGGTACGCACATCACGTTCAGGGCGAGTCGCGCAACACTGAACGGTCGAGACGAGTGCAACGAGTGGGCGAAGAGGGACTCGAACCCCCGACATCCTGCGTGTAAGGCAGGCGCTCTAACCAACTGAGCTATTCGCCCGGTGTACATCAGCCCCACGTCGCCCGTTGAAAAACTACAACGAATACAGGGTGCAGTTCCCGCTTGAGGCACAACTTAACCGGATTGTCACGTTCGGCCGGGCAACGGTCCCACGCTTGGCCGTTGGTCGTTCCGCTTATCCCTTCAGAATCGCCAGCGGTACCAGAACCACGTAACCGAGCACGAGCAGGAGCGGGGCGATGGTCTCACCGCCACGGGCGAGGTCCACGTAGCCGACCACCAACGAGAGTGCGGCGGCGCCCCAGTACAGCAGGGCGCGGGAGCGGGGCTTGTCGATCGAAGTCATGGCGCAGGATACCGACAGACCAAGTGGCACGGCAAGGGCGGGTTCGGACCGGCCGCGCTTTTAGGATACCCCGGACACTCCCGTTGGTCCGGCCGCTCGTCCCACCGCATCATCGAGATCGGAGCCCGGTTCCAATGCGGGTTCGACTCCCGCGTCGAGCAGCGCCTGCAGCGCTGACGCTCGCGCCGCCTGCTCCTGGGCAAGATCCTGCGCCCGCATCGCCTCGAGCTTCCGGCGGTCACGACGGCGTTTGCTGACATACAGTGGGAGCAGAATCAGCCCAAAAAGCCCGAACACCGCGGAGACGTTGGTCACCAGCGAGAGCGCCCCATAACGGCTCCGCGTTCGCGTCTTCCAGTGCTTCTCGAACTGCTCACCCGTCATCCCGTAGGCCTGGCGAATGCCCTTCTCCATCGAGCCGGTCGATTTCCAGTAGCTGAAAAAATTGGCGAGTCCGTTCACCGGATCGAGCGCCTGCAGCTCGCTCACCACGCGATAGGCCATGGCGTAGCTCCAAGTCGCTTCGGAGGCGCCGGCGAAAAAGCCCTCCTCCAGCCGATCGAGCGAGGGCAACGTGCGCCACACCATCGTCAGCGACGTTTCAAAGGCTTCGTCGCGGGTCCACTCGCCGGCCGCCACACTGGCGTAGCCCTCGTCGAACCATCGGGGCGGCAGCCGGCCCATGCGCTCGTGCAGCGCGAGGTGGGCCAACTCATGGCGGAGCACCACGACCGGATCGCCAGCATCGCTTCCCGCCCGCCCGCCCTGCAT
This region of Gemmatimonas groenlandica genomic DNA includes:
- a CDS encoding FtsW/RodA/SpoVE family cell cycle protein is translated as MSDRERGVMSGTMTGNMTGNLTGTRERWRMSLEARALLLVTAVLVSFGLAVLYSASALQAISANSPGHFFVLRQFTGVVVGVVIFAVCAKVDAEVWRRYAWHIMGISLVLMLIVILPGTEAISKSMYGSRRYLFNGSIQPSELAKFAVLVWTPMLLVKKGAAVKQLGKGLMPFAVVIGALSLLAILEPDISVAMMFCLIMAVLLFVGGARVSHFLLFGAVGLLLIGFQASQSSYVRKRVESFLSKEQESTTRSATADQQYQSFVAVGSGGIAGVGFSQGNQQRGWLPLAYNDFIGSIVGEEFGFLGLGALTLAFALYGWLGFRIARQARSPFTALLAIGITFVTVFTAFIHLGVVIGLLPNTGLTLPFVSYGRSNLVLTLAMTGILVNIGSDRERVYGATATDPLVAMA
- the murD gene encoding UDP-N-acetylmuramoyl-L-alanine--D-glutamate ligase, with the translated sequence MGDARPPQELASLVARRLAERRGEFAVVGLARSGIAAVRLLRAAGCSVYASDASKSDAVRSAGAMLEREGASVDVGVHNVQRIAHCSVLVVSPGIPPTAPPIRAALSAGVPVVSEVEVALRLQPALRYIAVTGTNGKTTTTALIGHLLRALGHDVADVGNIGTPVSELALMIAPPAWAALELSSFQLHDTPGIMPNVGVLTTLSPDHLDRYASVDEYYADKKRLFANAELPSQWVTTADSADVDALVAGIPGHWHRFSVHRTDVDGYYHRGSGMLHLFGEPLVARGTFALVGDHNVANALAALLAVMAADPLHRTPLARAKLAKAIGTFGALPHRLEPVVDRNGILWLNDSKATNIDSTKVALASMSRPTIVLLGGRHKGESYTALVPELLRTAKAVLAYGEAGALISGDLEAPLHGRVMVEHCGADSFEQVMHRARAMAVAGDVVLLSPACSSYDMFNNYEERGREFARLADVIA
- the mraY gene encoding phospho-N-acetylmuramoyl-pentapeptide-transferase, producing the protein MLYYLLQPFAHDVRVFNLLNYITFRSAAAFVSALLLTFVFGPVIIRRLRAMAVHQVVREGTPDSHAGKGTTPTMGGLIILAATFVPVLLWARLSNRYVLLAMAVTAWMGMIGFLDDYLKLRQKREGKKNEGLVERYKLAGQVTCGLGLGLILLLFPISTLPGASTTLPFFKYILVVPAVAWAAWMYIPWVTFILTGFSNAVNLTDGLDGLAAGLMAIAVLTLGLFAYVAGRVDTSAYLQIFYMRGAGELTVFCASVVGACIGFLWYNAHPAQVFMGDTGSLALGGALGSIAILLKSEFLLLIVGAVFVAETVSVILQRTVFKYRKKRFGLEYAQQHRVFKRAPLHHHFELSGWPETQVVIRFWIIGILCAILALSTLKLR
- a CDS encoding UDP-N-acetylmuramoyl-tripeptide--D-alanyl-D-alanine ligase, yielding MTAFSTAGTAFSAIAAVAPDHAHPYWTFERVADALGTGPRIPRPLAGVSTDTRAISRGDVFVALKGERFDAHDFLSTARDAGAAAFVVSDARKAAGLGVPTYVVSDTLVALGQLATAWRRAWGRSVIAVAGSNGKTSTKELLKAAFSRTLVVHATKGNLNNLIGVPLTLLAIPSNAEVAIVEVGTNTPGEVATLRAITEPDIAVLTSIGEEHLEGLGDLAGVLREESEIFHRVTLAIVPSAHPEVADIAKSRATAVLSAGLEHASITPTAWGLDDEGRPWLDVEGVHFTLPLRGAHQAANAMLAIAAAGACGVPLVDAAAGMAEMPVPSMRGAWEQLGELVLINDAYNANPASMRAALDLLGRVGSGQQRVAILGTMRELGAQSAQQHREVARAALASGADLIVGVGDFAAAFHDLAPADPRVLATPDFDALWSLIAPRLERNAIVLLKGSRGMRLERLVPTLSSWATA
- a CDS encoding UDP-N-acetylmuramoyl-L-alanyl-D-glutamate--2,6-diaminopimelate ligase — translated: MTSTARVVDVSVLLDALRDAGLLVSSATELPPVVVDVTDDSRRVTPGSAFLAVKGAAQDGHAWLGAAKASGAALALVEDAAAAAAAEIPAIVVRDGRRAAAVAAAAFHGWPARELTLVGVTGTNGKTTTVGVLRHLLDSPERPAASIGTLGVLLGSEGVTMPGGSGLTTPGPVELQRLLRELVDRGVRTVTMEVSSHSLDQRRVDGLSFAAAVFTNLTRDHLDYHGTMEEYRAAKLRLVGLLARDGVALFNADDPSWRGVTNAPTSRTFGTESGADISARDVTFTSDGSRFLLVSPHGAQSVSLPLIGDFNIANALGAAAVALALGMPIADVAQRLSLAPQVPGRLERLHTSPTVLRDYAHTPDALDRALRAVRPFTRQSDGSASRLIVLFGCGGDRDRGKRPEMGRIAEDLADIAIVTSDNPRTEDPDRILDDIEAGMTRRDHVRIVDRRDAIAHALRAATAHDVVVLAGKGHETYQIRGTTSYPFDEREIVTELMAELTAGTPPVLPNSPPHSA